The following proteins are encoded in a genomic region of Triticum dicoccoides isolate Atlit2015 ecotype Zavitan chromosome 1B, WEW_v2.0, whole genome shotgun sequence:
- the LOC119344488 gene encoding MADS-box transcription factor 21-like, whose product MGRGKIEIKRIENTTSRQVTFCKRRNGLLKKAYELSVLCEAEIALIVFSARGRLYEYASNSTRTTIDRYKKASASASGSAPAIDVNSQQYFQQESAKLRHQIQSLQNANRNLMGESVGNLTLKELKSLENRLDKGIGRIRAKKHELLFAEIEYMQKLEVDLQSENMYLRAKVADAERLALAAPPPAPGGAELEVLPTFDARSYYHHQAVNMLQDAAAASSSSRYSQSSQAAAATTALHLGYQIKGSQVPTELIDR is encoded by the exons ATGGGGAGGGGGAAGATCGAGATCAAGAGGATCGAGAACACGACGAGCCGCCAGGTAACCTTCTGCAAGCGCAGGAACGGGCTGCTCAAGAAGGCCTATGAGCTCTCCGTCCTCTGCGAAGCCGAGATCGCCTTGATCGTCTTCTCCGCCCGCGGCCGCCTCTACGAGTATGCTAGTAACAG CACGAGGACGACGATCGACAGGTACAAGAAGGCTTCCGCAAGCGCTTCTGGCTCTGCTCCAGCTATAGACGTCAATTCTCAG CAATACTTTCAGCAAGAATCAGCGAAACTGCGCCATCAGATACAGTCCCTGCAAAATGCAAACAG GAACCTGATGGGCGAATCCGTCGGCAACTTGACACTGAAGGAGCTCAAGAGCCTGGAGAACAGGCTCGACAAGGGCATCGGCCGGATCAGAGCAAAGAAG CACGAACTGCTGTTCGCGGAGATCGAATACATGCAGAAGCTG GAGGTGGATCTGCAGAGCGAGAACATGTATCTCCGAGCCAAG GTGGCGGACGCGGAGCGGCTAGCCctggcggcgccgccgccggcgccgggcGGGGCGGAGCTGGAGGTGCTCCCGACGTTCGACGCGAGGAGCTACTACCACCACCAGGCAGTGAACATGCTGCAGGACgccgcggcggcctcctcctcctcgcgctactcccAGTCgtcccaggcggcggcggcgaccaccGCTCTTCACCTCGGCTACCAGATTAAGGGGTCCCAAGTCCCAACTGAACTGATCGACCGCTAG